In Papaver somniferum cultivar HN1 chromosome 1, ASM357369v1, whole genome shotgun sequence, a genomic segment contains:
- the LOC113318737 gene encoding FRIGIDA-like protein 3 isoform X2, which produces MEDAQSVATLIDSTTTKIQQLQQAFAELENHRAVSLNLKWKELEAHFHGLERSLKRRFDDLGDQEKEFKNKASEARELVEKKKAAVKAKEHASLEKLQQKRDAALFVIGDAFKKYKTSSVKPVVVKVEDSCESDLTVEEKPPDMKVASVDPDEVNKISDNETMDVKPRPELAKLCEEMDSKGLHKYISDNRKNLATIREEIPFALMISADPARLVLDSLEDFYRIEAPTSDGKRDSGLLGLRRTCIMLMECLAQSLADTGRVCFSDVINHDIKEHAKATAEEWKPKLDDLDVDASSGNSLEAHAFLQLLATFDIARDFDEEETLKLIPTVSRRRQTADLCRLLGLSHKMPGVIEVLVNTGRQIDAVNLAYAFELTEQFSPVVLLKSHLKEARKASSPTKPGNASPTAENEVNDRELTSLKAVVKCIEEHKLEGQYPVDPLQKRISQLEKAKSDKKRVAEAAKPQPKRPRANGGGFAPRVSNINEKSFYATVPDRYPPYNYENMHYVYPGHTNNHPTPLLGAAAYNIPPNHGSYFGNGYAYQAPYLH; this is translated from the exons ATGGAAGATGCTCAATCAGTTGCCACGCTTATAGATTCCACAACAACTAAAATACAACAGCTTCAACAAGCATTTGCAGAGCTTGAAAACCACCGAGCTGTATCCTTAAACCTTAAATGGAAAGAGCTCGAGGCACATTTCCATGGGCTTGAGAGGTCTTTGAAGAGAAGGTTTGATGATTTGGGAGACCAGGAAAAGGAGTTTAAGAACAAGGCATCTGAGGCGCGGGAAttagtggagaagaagaaggctGCAGTGAAGGCCAAGGAACACGCTTCATTGGAGAAGCTCCAACAGAAGAGAGATGCTGCCCTCTTTGTTATCGGGGATGCTTTTAAGAAATACAAGACGTCATCTGTAAAACCTGTGGTTGTTAAAGTTGAGGATAGCTGTGAGTCTGATTTGACTGTGGAAGAGAAACCCCCTGACATGAAGGTTGCTTCCGTTGATCCAGATGAAGTGAATAAGATTTCCGACAATGAAACTATGGATGTAAAACCTCGTCCCGAGTTGGCCAAGTTATGTGAAGAGATGGACTCTAAAGGGCTTCATAAATATATTTCAGATAACCGCAAGAATCTAGCTACCATTCGTGAGGAAATTCCATTTGCATTAATGATCTCGGCTGACCCTGCTCGTTTGGTGTTGGATTCTCTGGAAGATTTCTACCGCATAGAAGCTCCAACCTCAGATGGGAAGAGAGACTCCGGACTCTTGGGTCTCCGACGAACTTGTATTATGTTGATGGAATGTCTAGCCCAATCTTTAGCTGATACTGGACGGGTTTGTTTCTCCGATGTTATCAATCATGATATTAAGGAACACGCAAAGGCTACTGCTGAGGAGTGGAAACCAAAGTTGGATGACCTCGATGTTGATGCAAGCAGTGGAAACTCATTGGAGGCTCATGCTTTCTTACAACTTCTGGCCACTTTTGATATTGCTAGGGACTTCGACGAGGAAGAAACACTAAAATTAATACCTACAGTTTCTCGTCGCCGTCAGACAGCTGATCTTTGCCGTCTACTAGGTTTGTCACACAAAATGCCAG GTGTGATTGAAGTCCTGGTAAATACTGGAAGACAAATCGACGCTGTTAACCTGGCTTATGCATTTGAACTTACCGAGCAATTTTCACCTGTAGTATTGCTTAAATCTCACTTAAAAGAAGCACGGAAAGCTTCCTCGCCAACAAAGCCTGGAAACGCATCTCCCACAGCTGAG AATGAGGTTAACGACCGGGAACTAACTTCCCTTAAAGCTGTGGTGAAGTGTATTGAAGAACATAAACTCGAGGGGCAATACCCAGTTGACCCTCTTCAGAAGCGGATCTCCCAACTAGAGAAAGCAAAATCTGATAAGAAGAGAGTGGCCGAAGCTGCAAAGCCTCAGCCAAAGAGGCCCCGTGCTAATGGTGGTGGTTTTGCTCCCCGCGTCTCTAACATCAATGAAAAAAGCTTCTATGCTACAGTTCCCGATAGGTATCCTCCCTACAACTACGAAAACATGCACTATGTATATCCAGGACACACCAACAATCATCCCACGCCGCTCTTGGGTGCTGCAGCCTACAACATCCCACCCAACCATGGTAGCTACTTCGGAAATGGGTATGCTTACCAAGCTCCATATCTACACTAA
- the LOC113318737 gene encoding FRIGIDA-like protein 3 isoform X1: MQSFSRCCQGFYTMEDAQSVATLIDSTTTKIQQLQQAFAELENHRAVSLNLKWKELEAHFHGLERSLKRRFDDLGDQEKEFKNKASEARELVEKKKAAVKAKEHASLEKLQQKRDAALFVIGDAFKKYKTSSVKPVVVKVEDSCESDLTVEEKPPDMKVASVDPDEVNKISDNETMDVKPRPELAKLCEEMDSKGLHKYISDNRKNLATIREEIPFALMISADPARLVLDSLEDFYRIEAPTSDGKRDSGLLGLRRTCIMLMECLAQSLADTGRVCFSDVINHDIKEHAKATAEEWKPKLDDLDVDASSGNSLEAHAFLQLLATFDIARDFDEEETLKLIPTVSRRRQTADLCRLLGLSHKMPGVIEVLVNTGRQIDAVNLAYAFELTEQFSPVVLLKSHLKEARKASSPTKPGNASPTAENEVNDRELTSLKAVVKCIEEHKLEGQYPVDPLQKRISQLEKAKSDKKRVAEAAKPQPKRPRANGGGFAPRVSNINEKSFYATVPDRYPPYNYENMHYVYPGHTNNHPTPLLGAAAYNIPPNHGSYFGNGYAYQAPYLH; the protein is encoded by the exons ATGCAATCCTTTTCCCGTTGCTGTCAGGGATTCTACACCATGGAAGATGCTCAATCAGTTGCCACGCTTATAGATTCCACAACAACTAAAATACAACAGCTTCAACAAGCATTTGCAGAGCTTGAAAACCACCGAGCTGTATCCTTAAACCTTAAATGGAAAGAGCTCGAGGCACATTTCCATGGGCTTGAGAGGTCTTTGAAGAGAAGGTTTGATGATTTGGGAGACCAGGAAAAGGAGTTTAAGAACAAGGCATCTGAGGCGCGGGAAttagtggagaagaagaaggctGCAGTGAAGGCCAAGGAACACGCTTCATTGGAGAAGCTCCAACAGAAGAGAGATGCTGCCCTCTTTGTTATCGGGGATGCTTTTAAGAAATACAAGACGTCATCTGTAAAACCTGTGGTTGTTAAAGTTGAGGATAGCTGTGAGTCTGATTTGACTGTGGAAGAGAAACCCCCTGACATGAAGGTTGCTTCCGTTGATCCAGATGAAGTGAATAAGATTTCCGACAATGAAACTATGGATGTAAAACCTCGTCCCGAGTTGGCCAAGTTATGTGAAGAGATGGACTCTAAAGGGCTTCATAAATATATTTCAGATAACCGCAAGAATCTAGCTACCATTCGTGAGGAAATTCCATTTGCATTAATGATCTCGGCTGACCCTGCTCGTTTGGTGTTGGATTCTCTGGAAGATTTCTACCGCATAGAAGCTCCAACCTCAGATGGGAAGAGAGACTCCGGACTCTTGGGTCTCCGACGAACTTGTATTATGTTGATGGAATGTCTAGCCCAATCTTTAGCTGATACTGGACGGGTTTGTTTCTCCGATGTTATCAATCATGATATTAAGGAACACGCAAAGGCTACTGCTGAGGAGTGGAAACCAAAGTTGGATGACCTCGATGTTGATGCAAGCAGTGGAAACTCATTGGAGGCTCATGCTTTCTTACAACTTCTGGCCACTTTTGATATTGCTAGGGACTTCGACGAGGAAGAAACACTAAAATTAATACCTACAGTTTCTCGTCGCCGTCAGACAGCTGATCTTTGCCGTCTACTAGGTTTGTCACACAAAATGCCAG GTGTGATTGAAGTCCTGGTAAATACTGGAAGACAAATCGACGCTGTTAACCTGGCTTATGCATTTGAACTTACCGAGCAATTTTCACCTGTAGTATTGCTTAAATCTCACTTAAAAGAAGCACGGAAAGCTTCCTCGCCAACAAAGCCTGGAAACGCATCTCCCACAGCTGAG AATGAGGTTAACGACCGGGAACTAACTTCCCTTAAAGCTGTGGTGAAGTGTATTGAAGAACATAAACTCGAGGGGCAATACCCAGTTGACCCTCTTCAGAAGCGGATCTCCCAACTAGAGAAAGCAAAATCTGATAAGAAGAGAGTGGCCGAAGCTGCAAAGCCTCAGCCAAAGAGGCCCCGTGCTAATGGTGGTGGTTTTGCTCCCCGCGTCTCTAACATCAATGAAAAAAGCTTCTATGCTACAGTTCCCGATAGGTATCCTCCCTACAACTACGAAAACATGCACTATGTATATCCAGGACACACCAACAATCATCCCACGCCGCTCTTGGGTGCTGCAGCCTACAACATCCCACCCAACCATGGTAGCTACTTCGGAAATGGGTATGCTTACCAAGCTCCATATCTACACTAA